Proteins encoded together in one Prunus dulcis chromosome 3, ALMONDv2, whole genome shotgun sequence window:
- the LOC117622498 gene encoding protein TIC 20-IV, chloroplastic-like isoform X1, with protein MATTLGCRLTVLASPAASRYNDVNLKRRNKPNRVACKSNLSTFPILSSSRNLQQPNHNLHGWTSTGLPSLHLSATSSTLLRGERGSDQSHKLPLLLRQRKSSTLAQAKKNNSVTIPFPKMKEKPDWWWRTLACLPYLIALQTSDTGFLIRPFTEHYEVFKDLVYYVPGAITRLPVWFTMIYTLPTYYGVVKKKEWPHFFRYHIMMAMLLEMILQVVEVSSNFFPLIHFDGTFGIEYWAVVSFAYIFILLKCIRCALGGKYVKLPFFSTPALAHTLFEIEGYYKPF; from the exons ATGGCAACCACCTTGGGCTGCCGCCTTACCGTTCTTGCCTCACCCGCTGCCTCTCG GTATAACGATGTGAACCTCAAAAGACGCAACAAGCCCAACAGGGTTGCTTGCAAATCTAACTTGAGTACATTCCCTATATTGTCCAGCAGCAGAAATCTACAACAACCTAATCACAATCTGCACGGCTGGACTTCTACAG GATTGCCAAGCTTGCACCTGTCTGCTACATCATCCACATTGTTAAGGGGAGAACGAGGCAGTGATCAGTCACACAAACTACCATTGTTACTTAGACAACGCAAGTCTTCAACATTGGCACaagcaaaaaagaataattccGTCACCATACCTTTCccaaaaatgaaagagaagCCAGATTGGTGGTGGAGAACTTTAGCATGTCTCCCCTACTTGATAGCTTTGCAGACGTCTGATACTGGGTTTCTCATTAGACCCTTCACAGAACACTACGAAGTATTTAAAGATTTGGTTTATTATGTCCCAGGAGCAATAACGAGGTTACCTGTCTGGTTCACAATGATATATACCTTACCTACATATTATGGAGtggtgaagaagaaagagtgGCCTCACTTCTTTAGGTACCATATAATGATGGCGATGTTGTTAGAAATGATACTGCAAGTGGTAGAGGTTTCGAGCAATTTTTTTCCGCTGATACACTTCGATGGGACGTTCGGCATAGAATACTGGGCAGTTGTCTCATTCGCGTACATCTTCATCTTGTTGAAGTGTATAAGGTGTGCTCTTGGTGGCAAGTATGTCAAACTCCCATTCTTTAGCACACCAGCGTTAGCGCATACTCTTTTTGAAATAGAAGGCTACTACAAACCTTTCTAG
- the LOC117622498 gene encoding protein TIC 20-IV, chloroplastic-like isoform X2 produces MATTLGCRLTVLASPAASRSRNLQQPNHNLHGWTSTGLPSLHLSATSSTLLRGERGSDQSHKLPLLLRQRKSSTLAQAKKNNSVTIPFPKMKEKPDWWWRTLACLPYLIALQTSDTGFLIRPFTEHYEVFKDLVYYVPGAITRLPVWFTMIYTLPTYYGVVKKKEWPHFFRYHIMMAMLLEMILQVVEVSSNFFPLIHFDGTFGIEYWAVVSFAYIFILLKCIRCALGGKYVKLPFFSTPALAHTLFEIEGYYKPF; encoded by the exons ATGGCAACCACCTTGGGCTGCCGCCTTACCGTTCTTGCCTCACCCGCTGCCTCTCG CAGCAGAAATCTACAACAACCTAATCACAATCTGCACGGCTGGACTTCTACAG GATTGCCAAGCTTGCACCTGTCTGCTACATCATCCACATTGTTAAGGGGAGAACGAGGCAGTGATCAGTCACACAAACTACCATTGTTACTTAGACAACGCAAGTCTTCAACATTGGCACaagcaaaaaagaataattccGTCACCATACCTTTCccaaaaatgaaagagaagCCAGATTGGTGGTGGAGAACTTTAGCATGTCTCCCCTACTTGATAGCTTTGCAGACGTCTGATACTGGGTTTCTCATTAGACCCTTCACAGAACACTACGAAGTATTTAAAGATTTGGTTTATTATGTCCCAGGAGCAATAACGAGGTTACCTGTCTGGTTCACAATGATATATACCTTACCTACATATTATGGAGtggtgaagaagaaagagtgGCCTCACTTCTTTAGGTACCATATAATGATGGCGATGTTGTTAGAAATGATACTGCAAGTGGTAGAGGTTTCGAGCAATTTTTTTCCGCTGATACACTTCGATGGGACGTTCGGCATAGAATACTGGGCAGTTGTCTCATTCGCGTACATCTTCATCTTGTTGAAGTGTATAAGGTGTGCTCTTGGTGGCAAGTATGTCAAACTCCCATTCTTTAGCACACCAGCGTTAGCGCATACTCTTTTTGAAATAGAAGGCTACTACAAACCTTTCTAG